A genome region from Hevea brasiliensis isolate MT/VB/25A 57/8 chromosome 9, ASM3005281v1, whole genome shotgun sequence includes the following:
- the LOC110653312 gene encoding urease accessory protein F: MEDDMIMDKKRRKTASADFLLQWSQWQLLDSILPTGGFAHSFGLEAAIQARIILGHEDFKNQVIHILENTGSLLLPFVYSATNSPDLDTWQRLDRILDATLTNEVSRKASIAQGSALMRVAAAVFTEVPCLKTMRDACIGSGAVSFHHAPIFGMICGLLGMDSETSQKAYIFITMRDAISAATRLNLVGPLGAAVLQHQLCLVAETVLKKWMDHTVEEACQTAPLLDTLQGCHSYLFSRLFCS, translated from the coding sequence ATGGAAGATGACATGATAATGGACAAAAAGCGCAGAAAAACTGCTTCAGCAGATTTTCTTTTACAGTGGAGCCAGTGGCAACTGCTTGATTCCATTCTCCCTACTGGTGGTTTTGCTCATTCTTTTGGTCTTGAGGCAGCAATTCAAGCACGCATAATCTTGGGTCATGAAGATTTTAAGAATCAGGTGATTcatattttggagaatacaggaAGTTTGCTTCTTCCTTTTGTGTACTCTGCAACCAACTCTCCTGATTTGGATACCTGGCAAAGGCTTGACAGAATATTGGATGCTACTTTAACCAATGAAGTAAGTCGAAAGGCATCTATTGCGCAAGGATCAGCTCTTATGAGGGTGGCTGCAGCTGTTTTTACTGAAGTCCCTTGTCTTAAAACGATGAGAGATGCATGTATTGGTTCTGGGGCTGTTTCTTTTCACCATGCTCCCATCTTTGGCATGATATGTGGACTTCTTGGGATGGATAGTGAGACTTCTCAAAAAGCTTACATTTTTATCACAATGAGGGATGCAATTTCTGCTGCAACAAGGCTGAATTTGGTTGGACCTCTAGGTGCAGCTGTATTGCAGCATCAGCTGTGTCTTGTTGCTGAAACTGTATTGAAAAAGTGGATGGACCATACAGTTGAGGAAGCGTGCCAAACAGCTCCTTTGCTTGATACTCTACAGGGCTGCCATAGCTATTTGTTTTCTAGATTGTTTTGCTCTTGA